A portion of the Luteolibacter yonseiensis genome contains these proteins:
- a CDS encoding 3-deoxy-7-phosphoheptulonate synthase produces the protein MQPVSDIHVSSNLPLPPPADLISRVPREDAQAEFIIRSRREIRDIIFGNDPRLLVIAGPCSIHDTAAGLEYAERFAKLADQVKDRMLLVMRVYFEKPRTTVGWKGLIMDPRLDGSNRIEEGLETARRFLSDVIRLGIPTATELLDPITPQYIADLICWSAIGARTTESQTHRQMASGLSMPLGFKNGTLGNLEPAINAIKAATQPQTFLGVGMDGRASAVTTTGNPDCHIILRGGESGPNHDAGSVGATRELLLKSGLKPAIMIDASHGNCRKDHNLMPAVFEEIVRQRKGGDTSVIGAMLESNLAGGAQKFPQPLDQLVHGQSITDACIDWETTERIILDAARELDPGR, from the coding sequence ATGCAACCTGTCAGCGATATCCACGTCAGTTCGAACCTTCCCCTTCCCCCGCCCGCCGATCTCATCAGCCGCGTCCCCCGCGAGGATGCCCAGGCGGAGTTCATCATCAGGAGCCGCCGGGAGATCCGGGACATCATCTTCGGGAACGACCCGCGCCTGCTGGTCATCGCCGGTCCATGCTCCATCCACGACACCGCCGCCGGACTCGAGTATGCCGAACGCTTCGCGAAACTGGCCGATCAGGTGAAGGACCGGATGCTGCTCGTGATGCGGGTCTATTTCGAAAAACCGCGGACCACCGTCGGCTGGAAGGGCCTCATCATGGACCCGCGCCTGGATGGCAGCAACCGCATCGAGGAAGGACTGGAAACCGCCCGCAGGTTCCTCTCCGACGTCATCCGCCTCGGCATCCCCACCGCCACGGAACTTCTGGACCCCATCACCCCGCAATACATCGCCGACCTGATCTGCTGGTCCGCCATCGGCGCGCGCACCACAGAATCCCAGACCCACCGCCAGATGGCCAGCGGACTTTCCATGCCGCTGGGATTCAAGAACGGCACTTTGGGAAATCTCGAACCTGCCATCAACGCCATCAAGGCCGCCACCCAGCCACAGACGTTCCTCGGTGTGGGCATGGACGGCCGCGCCTCCGCCGTGACCACCACCGGCAATCCCGACTGCCACATCATCCTCCGTGGCGGAGAAAGCGGGCCGAACCATGACGCCGGAAGTGTCGGCGCCACCCGGGAACTGTTGCTGAAAAGCGGCCTGAAACCCGCCATCATGATCGACGCGAGCCATGGCAACTGCCGCAAGGACCACAACCTCATGCCCGCGGTCTTCGAGGAGATCGTCCGGCAAAGGAAAGGCGGAGACACCTCGGTCATCGGAGCCATGCTGGAAAGCAACCTCGCCGGCGGTGCGCAGAAATTCCCGCAACCGCTCGACCAGCTCGTCCATGGACAGAGCATCACCGATGCATGCATCGACTGGGAGACGACGGAGAGGATCATTCTCGACGCCGCCCGTGAACTGGACCCCGGCAGATAG
- a CDS encoding YihY/virulence factor BrkB family protein, producing MEKRLPKILRFASRVLRDFFLRNHGLLLTAAVSHNMMLSLIPLSAVLMVVFSHFIDQALLLETIATEISLIAPGFAPTLTEVLEGFLKSRQLIGWVGLFSLFAFSSLAFRVMEDAMAIIFQRPLAPLKRKFWISALMPYLFIFIVAIGLIVITAVNAFIDAQNQRNFTFLSFDVLLHKHLNHLIYLTGLLGLVLLFTLFYKIMPVVKVSFKRALAGGLTATILWEMVRHLLVTYYTKISIVNMLYGSMATIVIVLLIMESVALILLLGAQVIADLQRSADAGLPWHEDPEPLPPHADQHFI from the coding sequence ATGGAAAAAAGACTGCCGAAAATCCTTCGGTTCGCCAGCCGGGTGCTGCGCGACTTTTTTTTGCGCAACCACGGGCTGCTGCTCACCGCCGCCGTCTCGCACAACATGATGCTCTCGCTCATCCCGCTTTCCGCGGTGCTCATGGTGGTCTTCTCCCATTTCATCGACCAGGCCCTGCTGCTGGAGACCATCGCCACGGAAATCTCGCTCATCGCCCCCGGCTTCGCCCCGACGCTCACCGAGGTGCTGGAGGGCTTTCTCAAGTCCCGGCAGCTCATCGGCTGGGTGGGGCTTTTCTCGCTCTTCGCATTCAGTTCGCTCGCCTTCCGGGTGATGGAGGACGCCATGGCCATCATCTTCCAGAGGCCGCTCGCACCGTTGAAACGCAAGTTCTGGATCTCCGCGCTGATGCCCTATCTTTTCATCTTCATCGTCGCCATCGGACTCATCGTCATCACCGCGGTGAACGCCTTCATCGATGCCCAGAACCAGCGGAACTTCACTTTCCTCAGCTTCGACGTGCTGCTCCACAAGCACCTGAACCACCTCATCTATCTCACGGGGTTGCTGGGTCTGGTCCTGCTCTTCACCCTGTTTTACAAGATCATGCCCGTGGTGAAGGTATCCTTCAAGCGGGCTCTCGCCGGAGGACTCACGGCCACGATCCTCTGGGAGATGGTCCGCCACCTCCTCGTCACCTATTACACCAAAATCTCCATCGTGAACATGCTCTACGGCTCCATGGCCACCATTGTCATCGTGCTGCTCATCATGGAATCCGTCGCGCTCATCCTCCTGCTCGGCGCGCAGGTCATCGCGGACCTCCAGCGCAGCGCGGATGCCGGGCTGCCATGGCACGAGGACCCGGAACCCCTGCCGCCCCATGCGGACCAACATTTCATCTGA
- a CDS encoding RNA polymerase sigma factor yields MSSSAENIPKTFPSPAVPKEETGHPAAGAPPACDREDFIGRALADYESPLLGYATTLLNDLEQARDVVQDTFVRLCEQDLSKIAGGLKPWLFTVCRNRALDVLRKEKPKEPLEEIRWKKVAGSGLQPDEVAHRQEKLSRLARYLDRLTPNQREVIILKFQQGLSYHDIEEITRLSSSNIGFLIHTGLRRLREIMPDDMRI; encoded by the coding sequence ATGTCCTCCTCCGCGGAAAACATCCCTAAGACTTTCCCCAGCCCCGCCGTTCCAAAAGAGGAAACCGGACACCCCGCCGCCGGTGCCCCTCCCGCCTGCGACCGGGAGGATTTCATCGGGCGGGCGCTTGCTGATTACGAATCCCCCCTCCTCGGTTATGCCACCACCCTCCTCAACGACCTCGAACAAGCCCGGGACGTGGTGCAGGACACCTTCGTCCGGCTCTGCGAACAAGACCTTTCCAAGATCGCGGGCGGTCTCAAGCCCTGGCTCTTCACCGTCTGCCGGAACCGCGCCCTCGACGTCCTCCGCAAGGAAAAACCCAAGGAACCGCTGGAGGAGATCCGTTGGAAAAAGGTCGCGGGCAGCGGTCTCCAGCCTGACGAGGTCGCCCACCGGCAGGAAAAGCTTTCCCGCCTCGCCCGTTACCTCGACCGCCTCACCCCGAACCAGCGCGAGGTCATCATCCTGAAGTTCCAACAAGGGCTCAGCTACCACGACATCGAAGAAATCACCAGACTCAGCTCCAGCAACATCGGCTTTCTCATCCACACCGGTCTCAGGCGCCTGCGTGAAATCATGCCGGATGACATGCGGATCTGA
- a CDS encoding redox-sensing transcriptional repressor Rex — MELPEKIGKIDIPKKAIYRLSIYHRCLQKLHDNGVDTVSSTTLAKAAGVKSSQLRKDLAYFGQFGTRGLGYPVELLSSIIRETLGREHLQPVILVGAGNLGSALLRYHGFEKEGFEVVAAFDANPEATRARGVTIPVFPDSDLEKFITGNSVKLAILCVPVEFAQAVVNRLVAVGIQGVLNFSPIVLEVTPDVTVNNVDLALELEHLSYFIR, encoded by the coding sequence GTGGAACTCCCGGAGAAAATCGGCAAGATCGACATCCCGAAGAAGGCGATCTATCGTCTCTCGATCTACCACCGCTGCCTGCAGAAGCTCCATGACAACGGCGTGGACACCGTCAGCTCCACCACCCTGGCCAAGGCGGCCGGAGTGAAATCCTCCCAGCTCCGCAAGGACCTCGCCTACTTCGGCCAGTTCGGCACCCGGGGTCTCGGCTATCCGGTGGAGCTTCTTTCGTCCATCATCCGCGAGACGCTGGGCCGCGAGCATCTCCAGCCGGTCATCCTCGTCGGAGCGGGTAATCTGGGATCCGCGCTCCTCCGCTACCACGGATTCGAGAAGGAAGGCTTCGAGGTCGTCGCCGCCTTCGACGCGAATCCGGAGGCCACCCGCGCGCGCGGTGTGACCATCCCCGTATTCCCGGACTCGGATCTGGAAAAATTCATCACCGGAAACTCGGTCAAGCTCGCCATCCTCTGCGTGCCCGTCGAATTCGCCCAGGCCGTCGTGAACCGCCTCGTCGCCGTCGGCATCCAGGGCGTGCTCAATTTCTCGCCCATCGTGCTCGAAGTCACTCCGGACGTCACCGTGAACAATGTGGATCTCGCGCTCGAGCTCGAGCACCTCAGCTACTTCATCCGCTGA
- a CDS encoding 2-oxo acid dehydrogenase subunit E2 — protein sequence MPTVPILMPQLGESIAEATIIRLGVAVGDAVRTDQEIIEVETNKAVMGVTTLCDGIVSELRAQEGVSYSVGTLLGLLDVTDEEIARTGVESLEAIEAKRAASSQSANPAQAEANLHFALDDDAYEEAPAVVPSVKGLPVPTGVLGAHYISPRMRARMDDLGIREADISAIVGTGAGGRVTVEDLERFLDYLDAWPSSQASPMRLAVADAMRRSWTRPLATVGLPILLDRVLDHRRVQSPKPGLTLYLLRAFALALTETPTTAGYLIGDKVVHPRSFDIGVAVQVEDGVVVPVVRKVDQKSLGELVSEYDDLVDRARRRRLTEQDCSGGIATVTNFGTFGLTIGTPIPLPNETLILGIGAGVKKPVWSSQVEAFLPATEADLLLTFDHRVVDGGGAGVLLNRVSALLQKPENL from the coding sequence ATGCCCACCGTTCCCATTCTCATGCCGCAGCTCGGCGAGTCCATCGCCGAAGCCACCATCATCCGCCTCGGCGTCGCGGTGGGGGATGCCGTCCGCACGGACCAGGAGATCATCGAGGTGGAGACGAACAAGGCGGTGATGGGGGTGACAACGTTGTGCGATGGCATCGTCTCGGAACTCCGTGCTCAAGAGGGCGTTTCCTACTCGGTGGGCACCCTGCTCGGCCTGCTGGATGTCACGGACGAGGAAATCGCGCGCACCGGCGTCGAGTCGCTGGAGGCCATCGAGGCGAAACGCGCCGCGTCCAGCCAGTCGGCCAATCCGGCACAGGCGGAGGCGAACCTGCATTTCGCGCTGGATGACGACGCCTACGAGGAAGCGCCCGCCGTGGTTCCCAGCGTAAAAGGCCTGCCCGTGCCCACCGGAGTGCTCGGCGCCCACTACATTTCCCCACGCATGCGCGCCCGCATGGACGATCTGGGCATCCGCGAGGCGGACATCTCCGCTATCGTCGGCACCGGTGCCGGCGGCCGTGTCACGGTGGAGGATCTCGAACGTTTCCTCGACTACCTCGACGCCTGGCCGAGCTCGCAGGCATCCCCGATGCGCCTCGCCGTGGCGGACGCCATGCGCCGGAGCTGGACCCGTCCGCTCGCCACCGTCGGCCTGCCCATCCTGCTGGACCGCGTGCTCGACCACCGCCGCGTCCAGTCACCGAAGCCCGGCCTGACGCTTTACCTGCTCCGCGCCTTCGCCCTGGCCCTGACGGAAACCCCCACCACCGCCGGCTACCTCATCGGTGACAAGGTGGTCCACCCCCGCTCCTTCGACATCGGCGTGGCCGTGCAGGTCGAGGACGGCGTGGTCGTTCCCGTGGTGAGGAAGGTGGACCAGAAATCCCTTGGCGAACTGGTCTCCGAATACGACGACCTCGTGGACCGCGCGCGCCGCCGCCGCCTCACCGAGCAGGACTGCAGCGGCGGCATCGCCACCGTGACGAACTTCGGGACCTTCGGACTCACCATCGGAACCCCCATCCCGCTGCCGAATGAAACGCTCATCCTCGGCATCGGAGCCGGGGTGAAGAAACCCGTCTGGAGCTCCCAGGTGGAGGCGTTCCTGCCCGCGACGGAGGCGGATCTCCTGCTCACCTTCGACCACCGCGTCGTCGACGGCGGAGGAGCGGGCGTCCTGCTCAACCGTGTTTCCGCTCTCCTGCAGAAGCCGGAGAATCTCTAA
- a CDS encoding transketolase C-terminal domain-containing protein codes for MSVTYIDAIREAQEKLLREDPRVFLYGQDIATFGGAFKATKGLAEQFPDRVFDAPISEDAMIGMAVGAAIEGMRPIVEMQFADFSSIAFNQIINQAATHFYRTGMPIPLTVRLPSGGTPGSGPFHSQSMEGIYAQYPGLVVVTPATVSDAYHMLLDGVALDDPVIYCEHKFLYRWLKSKSINGDHLPIGQARITRPGKHATVVAYSAMVHEAVRAAERLTQDGWEIEVVDLRSVKPLDLDTILASVARTGRLLAVGEAFPWGGVTAEVVSRVTEEGFHLLDAPPQRLNARDTPVPYHPKLWAAHRPTPESICEALRKLLSF; via the coding sequence GTGAGTGTTACCTACATCGACGCCATCCGCGAAGCACAGGAAAAGCTCCTGCGTGAGGACCCCCGCGTGTTTCTCTACGGCCAGGACATCGCGACCTTCGGCGGCGCGTTCAAGGCGACGAAGGGGCTGGCCGAGCAATTTCCCGACAGGGTGTTCGACGCGCCGATCTCGGAGGACGCGATGATCGGCATGGCCGTCGGCGCCGCCATCGAGGGCATGCGGCCGATCGTGGAAATGCAGTTCGCGGATTTCTCCTCCATCGCCTTCAACCAGATCATCAACCAGGCGGCGACGCATTTCTACCGCACGGGCATGCCCATCCCGCTCACCGTGCGGCTGCCCTCCGGCGGCACGCCCGGCTCCGGCCCCTTCCACAGCCAGAGCATGGAGGGGATCTACGCGCAGTATCCCGGCCTGGTGGTCGTGACACCGGCGACCGTCTCCGACGCCTATCACATGCTGCTGGACGGCGTCGCGCTGGATGATCCGGTCATCTACTGCGAGCACAAGTTCCTCTACCGCTGGCTCAAGTCCAAGTCGATCAACGGCGACCACCTGCCCATCGGCCAGGCCCGCATCACCCGCCCCGGCAAACACGCCACGGTCGTCGCCTACAGCGCGATGGTCCACGAGGCGGTGCGCGCCGCGGAACGGCTGACGCAGGACGGCTGGGAAATCGAGGTGGTGGACCTGCGCTCGGTGAAGCCGCTGGATCTCGACACCATCCTCGCCTCCGTCGCACGGACGGGACGGCTGCTGGCCGTGGGAGAGGCCTTCCCATGGGGCGGCGTCACGGCGGAGGTCGTCTCACGCGTCACCGAGGAAGGTTTCCACCTGCTGGACGCGCCGCCGCAGCGGTTGAACGCGAGGGACACTCCCGTGCCCTACCACCCGAAGCTCTGGGCCGCCCACCGGCCGACGCCGGAGTCCATCTGCGAGGCCCTCCGCAAACTGCTTTCCTTCTAA
- a CDS encoding thiamine pyrophosphate-dependent dehydrogenase E1 component subunit alpha — translation MQPLTDGVVMNRDFLRSVFHSMLRARFMENKLSSLYKAGKIVGGVYLGRGQEAVSATLGTALIQGTDFFAPLIRDQAGRTAFGEPLIDCTRTYLGSVEGPMRGRDGNIHRGRPEKGMPAMISHLGAQVPLIAGMLFAKRLQGTLAGRVGATCIGDGATSTGAFHEGLNLAAVERLPMVVVVGNNQFAYSTPNNRQFACRDLVEKARGYGIGGFSVDGTDLLACASVICEAVKRAREGGGPQLVVAQLLRLTGHGEHDDGSYVPEEIRNGHYGRDCIDVAIRQLVENGHATEDEIALWHEEFAEEVQRAVAQAQQEEVPDPYKENWTALSTKFPLSQPSVQ, via the coding sequence ATGCAACCTTTAACCGACGGGGTGGTGATGAACCGCGATTTCCTGCGGTCGGTGTTTCATTCGATGCTGCGTGCGAGATTTATGGAAAACAAGCTCTCCAGTCTCTACAAGGCGGGGAAAATCGTCGGCGGCGTCTACCTCGGGCGCGGCCAGGAAGCGGTGAGCGCCACCCTCGGCACCGCCTTGATCCAGGGCACGGATTTCTTCGCACCGCTCATCCGCGACCAGGCGGGGCGCACGGCCTTCGGCGAGCCGCTCATCGACTGCACGCGCACCTACCTCGGCTCGGTCGAGGGGCCGATGCGCGGGCGTGACGGCAACATCCACCGCGGACGCCCGGAAAAGGGCATGCCCGCGATGATCTCCCACCTCGGCGCGCAGGTGCCGCTGATCGCGGGAATGCTTTTCGCCAAACGCCTGCAGGGTACGCTCGCCGGACGTGTCGGCGCGACCTGCATCGGCGACGGAGCGACCTCCACCGGAGCCTTTCACGAGGGGCTGAACCTGGCCGCCGTCGAGCGCCTGCCGATGGTCGTCGTGGTGGGGAACAACCAGTTCGCCTACTCCACCCCGAACAACCGCCAGTTCGCCTGCCGGGATCTGGTGGAAAAGGCGCGCGGCTACGGCATCGGCGGTTTCTCGGTGGACGGCACGGACCTGCTGGCCTGCGCGTCGGTCATCTGCGAGGCGGTGAAACGCGCGCGGGAAGGCGGCGGACCGCAGCTTGTCGTGGCGCAGTTGCTGCGCCTGACCGGCCATGGCGAGCATGACGACGGTTCCTACGTTCCCGAGGAGATCCGCAACGGACACTACGGGCGGGATTGCATCGATGTCGCCATCCGCCAGCTCGTGGAAAACGGCCATGCCACCGAGGACGAGATCGCGCTGTGGCATGAGGAATTCGCCGAGGAGGTGCAGCGCGCCGTGGCCCAGGCCCAGCAGGAGGAGGTCCCGGATCCATACAAGGAAAACTGGACCGCGCTCTCCACGAAATTTCCCCTTTCCCAGCCATCAGTCCAGTGA
- the hisA gene encoding phosphoribosylformimino-5-aminoimidazole carboxamide ribotide isomerase, giving the protein MTRFRPCIDLHQGKVKQIVGGSLRDEGAGPTENFVSDRPSSWFAETFRDDRLTGGHVIKLGPGNDEAARRALAAWPGGLQIGGGIHEGNAAGWLDAGASHVIVTSALFDADGRFLADTLDSLVRKIGREKLVIDLSCRRTPDGWTVAMNRWQTPTELVVDHATLDRLAPFCDEFLIHAADVEGLCRGIDADLVALLGKWGKLPVTYAGGAATMLDLELVEQAGCGAVDVTVGSALDLFGGKGLVYKDLVSWNGRLS; this is encoded by the coding sequence ATGACCCGCTTCCGCCCCTGCATCGACCTCCACCAAGGCAAGGTGAAACAAATCGTCGGCGGCAGCCTGCGCGACGAAGGCGCGGGACCGACGGAAAATTTCGTCTCGGACCGTCCCTCCTCATGGTTTGCGGAAACGTTCCGCGATGACCGGCTCACCGGCGGGCACGTGATCAAGCTCGGCCCGGGCAACGATGAAGCCGCCCGCAGAGCGCTCGCGGCATGGCCCGGCGGCCTGCAGATCGGCGGCGGCATCCATGAGGGGAACGCGGCGGGGTGGCTGGACGCCGGAGCGAGCCACGTCATCGTGACCTCCGCGTTGTTTGACGCGGACGGCAGATTCCTGGCGGACACGCTGGACTCGCTGGTCCGGAAGATCGGCAGGGAAAAACTCGTCATCGACCTTTCCTGCCGCCGCACGCCGGACGGCTGGACGGTGGCGATGAACCGCTGGCAGACGCCCACCGAACTGGTCGTGGATCACGCGACGCTGGACCGGCTCGCGCCATTCTGTGACGAATTCCTCATCCACGCCGCCGACGTGGAGGGACTGTGCCGCGGCATCGATGCCGACCTCGTGGCGTTGCTCGGGAAATGGGGAAAACTTCCGGTCACCTACGCGGGCGGGGCGGCCACGATGCTGGACCTCGAACTCGTCGAACAGGCGGGCTGCGGGGCGGTGGACGTGACGGTGGGCAGCGCGCTGGACCTTTTCGGCGGCAAGGGATTGGTTTACAAGGATCTGGTCAGCTGGAACGGACGGCTTTCATGA
- a CDS encoding riboflavin synthase, with translation MFTGLVESVGKVVSLEPVGDQARLLLELPFASELALGDSVAINGCCLTVAEFPPAGTAFDLLAQTLKVTSLGDLKAGSVVNLERAMMVGDRFGGHFVQGHVDAAGTITRLEENGQDHILGVALPPEIHRHCIDKGSLTVDGISLTIAELGPEEAVFWITPHTWAHTHLHLARTGQAVNLEVDLLAKYVDKLLAARGLAS, from the coding sequence ATGTTCACCGGTCTTGTAGAATCCGTCGGAAAAGTCGTCAGCCTTGAGCCTGTGGGCGACCAGGCTCGGCTTTTGTTGGAGCTTCCCTTCGCCTCCGAACTCGCACTCGGCGACTCGGTGGCGATCAACGGCTGCTGCCTGACGGTCGCGGAATTTCCGCCCGCCGGCACCGCGTTCGACCTGCTGGCCCAGACGCTGAAAGTCACCTCGCTGGGAGACTTGAAAGCGGGTTCGGTGGTGAATCTGGAGCGCGCGATGATGGTCGGCGACCGCTTCGGCGGCCACTTCGTCCAAGGCCACGTGGACGCCGCCGGGACGATCACGCGGCTTGAGGAAAACGGCCAGGACCACATCCTGGGCGTCGCGCTGCCGCCGGAGATCCACCGCCACTGCATCGACAAGGGCTCGCTCACGGTGGATGGCATTTCACTCACCATCGCGGAGCTCGGGCCGGAGGAGGCGGTTTTCTGGATCACGCCGCACACCTGGGCACACACCCACCTGCACCTCGCACGGACCGGCCAGGCGGTGAATCTGGAAGTGGACCTGCTCGCGAAGTATGTGGACAAGCTGCTGGCGGCGCGCGGGCTTGCGTCCTGA
- a CDS encoding putative Na+/H+ antiporter — protein sequence MKIAPLIPSVLLLLLPFTAVAADAHAPGFITEMAGFPALEEARGLTDIWEKLAFRAEQQPFLLAATVIFILAICHTFFAVPITRLSHKIRHDHEAAIRRERASKGDTTGAGDLVSFKATMLHFLGEVEAIFGIWVLALLGAMFAFHDLATVKGYIMGVNFTEPLFVVVIMALASTRPILRFAEACLGFFARFGRQSPAAWWLSIMIVAPLLGSLITEPGAMTIAAMLLAKKFYQLKPSPAFAYATLGLLFVNISVGGVLTNFAAPPVLMVAEKWGLTTLEMLTHYGDKAVVSILVSSGLCFACFRKELAAMRGRAGDHDGDGAGDLIQEERRVPVFITLTHLAFMAWTVAFSHYPPLFIGGFLFFLAFSQATAHHQTRINLRGPILVGFFLGGLVIHGGLQGWWLAPIISSLGEWPLFLGSTILTSFNDNAAITFLASQVDGLSPQLKYAVLAGAVSGGGLTVIANAPNPAGQALLGRFFGEGVSPLKLALGALIPTIIVALCMMFMPDRGVDKMFAPVENASATPPSHP from the coding sequence ATGAAAATTGCCCCGCTGATCCCCTCCGTCCTGCTTCTGCTGCTGCCTTTCACGGCGGTTGCGGCCGACGCGCATGCACCGGGATTCATCACCGAGATGGCGGGCTTCCCCGCGCTGGAGGAAGCCCGCGGATTGACGGACATCTGGGAAAAACTGGCCTTCCGGGCGGAACAACAACCGTTCCTGCTGGCCGCGACGGTCATCTTCATCCTCGCCATCTGCCACACGTTTTTCGCGGTTCCGATCACGAGGCTCTCGCACAAGATCCGGCACGACCACGAGGCGGCGATCCGCAGGGAACGCGCTTCCAAGGGTGACACCACCGGCGCGGGAGACCTCGTGAGCTTCAAGGCGACGATGCTGCATTTCCTCGGCGAGGTGGAGGCGATTTTCGGAATCTGGGTGCTGGCGCTCCTCGGAGCGATGTTCGCCTTCCACGACCTGGCGACGGTGAAGGGCTACATCATGGGGGTGAATTTCACCGAGCCGTTGTTCGTGGTCGTCATCATGGCGCTCGCCTCCACCCGGCCCATCCTGCGTTTTGCGGAAGCGTGCCTCGGCTTCTTCGCGCGGTTCGGCAGACAATCACCCGCCGCGTGGTGGCTCTCCATCATGATCGTGGCTCCGTTGCTGGGGTCCCTCATCACCGAACCGGGCGCCATGACCATCGCGGCGATGCTGCTGGCGAAGAAATTCTATCAGCTCAAGCCGTCCCCCGCGTTCGCCTACGCCACGCTCGGCCTGTTGTTCGTGAACATCTCCGTCGGCGGAGTGCTGACGAACTTCGCCGCGCCGCCGGTGCTGATGGTCGCGGAAAAGTGGGGTCTGACGACTCTGGAGATGCTGACCCACTATGGTGACAAGGCGGTCGTATCCATCTTGGTTTCCAGCGGCCTCTGCTTCGCATGCTTCCGCAAGGAACTCGCGGCCATGCGCGGACGGGCGGGCGACCATGATGGCGACGGCGCGGGAGACCTGATCCAGGAAGAACGCCGCGTGCCGGTTTTCATCACCCTCACCCACCTCGCGTTCATGGCGTGGACGGTGGCGTTCTCGCATTACCCGCCGCTGTTCATCGGTGGTTTCCTGTTCTTCCTCGCGTTCTCACAAGCCACGGCCCATCACCAGACCAGGATCAACCTGCGCGGGCCGATCCTCGTCGGATTCTTCCTCGGCGGTCTGGTCATCCACGGCGGCCTGCAAGGCTGGTGGCTGGCACCGATCATTTCCAGCCTCGGCGAATGGCCGCTCTTTCTCGGGTCCACCATCCTGACCTCCTTCAATGACAATGCGGCCATCACCTTCCTCGCCAGCCAGGTGGACGGCCTCTCGCCCCAGCTCAAGTATGCGGTTCTCGCCGGCGCCGTCAGCGGCGGCGGGCTCACCGTCATCGCGAACGCGCCCAATCCGGCGGGACAGGCCTTGCTGGGCCGTTTCTTCGGGGAAGGCGTCTCACCGCTCAAGCTCGCGCTGGGGGCCCTCATCCCCACGATCATCGTCGCGCTGTGCATGATGTTCATGCCGGACCGTGGGGTGGACAAAATGTTCGCGCCCGTGGAAAATGCCTCCGCCACCCCACCCTCACACCCGTAA
- the miaA gene encoding tRNA (adenosine(37)-N6)-dimethylallyltransferase MiaA, with protein MHPEPIYICGPTASGKSSLALETAAELDGEIVNADAFQLYRGLEIISAAPPAHERGIVPHHLYGVLAPTESADAQRYVNLAKPVIAEIQSRGKTPVITGGSGLYLKFLTHGAAPLPTGDAALREEMDARPLEDLVAQLIELDPVEASRTALQNRRFVSRALEICLLSGQKASDLRDGWEAQTAEISSKLRGIVIQRTRPDLHARIALRTRAMLDGGAMEEVAALSDISTNCEKAIGFREVRALVAGEIDRTTCEELINAATRQYAKRQETWFRREKWLVPRIA; from the coding sequence ATGCACCCCGAACCCATCTACATCTGCGGCCCCACCGCATCGGGAAAGTCATCGCTCGCATTGGAGACGGCGGCGGAGCTTGATGGAGAGATCGTCAATGCCGACGCGTTCCAACTCTACCGGGGACTCGAAATCATCAGCGCCGCGCCACCCGCCCACGAGCGCGGGATCGTCCCCCATCACCTCTACGGAGTGCTCGCTCCCACCGAATCCGCGGACGCGCAGCGCTATGTGAATCTCGCGAAGCCCGTCATCGCGGAAATCCAGTCCCGGGGCAAAACACCCGTCATCACCGGCGGCTCCGGGCTTTACCTGAAATTCCTCACCCACGGTGCCGCGCCGCTGCCCACCGGGGATGCCGCGCTGCGGGAGGAGATGGACGCGCGTCCGCTGGAAGACCTGGTGGCACAGCTCATCGAACTCGATCCGGTGGAAGCCTCGCGCACCGCCTTGCAGAACCGACGCTTCGTCTCACGGGCGTTGGAAATCTGCCTGCTCAGCGGACAGAAGGCCTCCGACCTGCGGGACGGTTGGGAAGCCCAGACGGCGGAGATCTCATCCAAACTGCGTGGCATCGTCATCCAGCGCACCCGTCCGGACCTGCACGCCCGCATCGCCCTGCGGACCCGCGCCATGCTGGACGGCGGAGCGATGGAGGAAGTCGCCGCGCTGTCGGACATTTCCACCAACTGCGAAAAAGCCATCGGCTTCCGGGAAGTCCGCGCGCTCGTCGCCGGGGAGATCGACCGAACGACCTGCGAGGAACTCATCAACGCCGCAACCCGCCAGTACGCGAAACGCCAGGAAACCTGGTTCCGCCGGGAAAAATGGCTGGTTCCGCGAATCGCCTGA